A stretch of the Actinoalloteichus fjordicus genome encodes the following:
- a CDS encoding aminotransferase-like domain-containing protein encodes MNASRPRGGPISEIPIELDRSAAIPLAVQLADALRASAASGVLRAGDRLPSTRGLAGYLQVSRTVTAAAYEQLHAEGWIVGRHGSGTFVTTSPPGAVRPAEPAPRPRTGDRRLLDLTPGAPWVHGLDRAAWRRAWRVAADAPPLIRPQRAGLPEYRTVIVEHLLRHRGLAVVDRPDDPGPSPADAVLATAGTTAAVAELASSVLRPGDRVAVEDPGYQRAVGALRAGGIEVLPAPVDADGLLVDEIPTGIQAVYCSPAHQYPLGGRLPAERRVALVRRAREQDFLIIEDDYDGELRFDVAPLPLLVVLGPDVVVHLGTTSKILTPTLGAGWMVAPGRVLGAVQEYRDLAGAGPPAAGQRVFVELARHGDLGRHLRRMRRELAARRLRLVQALGDQGIEVLGDEAGAHVVIPLASAAAERRVAAKAEAAGLLIDGLARHYQGTPRLFGVPLGYAACSPAEFDAALPEIVDLFAGEARRPAGSDAG; translated from the coding sequence ATGAACGCCTCCCGACCTCGCGGCGGGCCGATCAGCGAGATCCCGATCGAGTTGGACCGGTCGGCGGCGATCCCGCTGGCCGTGCAGCTCGCCGACGCGCTGCGCGCCTCGGCCGCCTCCGGCGTGCTGCGGGCGGGCGACCGGCTGCCGTCCACGCGCGGCCTGGCCGGGTATCTCCAGGTCAGCAGGACCGTGACTGCGGCGGCGTACGAACAGCTGCATGCCGAGGGCTGGATCGTGGGTCGGCACGGTTCCGGGACCTTCGTGACCACCAGCCCGCCCGGTGCGGTCCGGCCCGCCGAGCCCGCGCCGCGACCTCGGACCGGTGACCGCCGCCTGCTGGACCTCACACCGGGTGCCCCGTGGGTGCACGGGCTGGACCGGGCGGCCTGGCGGCGGGCCTGGCGGGTGGCCGCCGACGCACCGCCGTTGATCCGACCGCAGCGGGCGGGACTGCCGGAGTACCGGACGGTGATCGTCGAGCATCTGCTGCGGCACCGAGGGCTCGCGGTCGTCGACCGCCCCGACGACCCCGGTCCGTCGCCCGCCGATGCGGTGCTGGCGACGGCGGGCACCACCGCCGCCGTGGCGGAACTGGCCTCCTCGGTGCTGCGACCGGGGGACCGGGTCGCGGTGGAGGACCCCGGCTATCAGCGGGCGGTCGGCGCACTCCGTGCGGGCGGCATCGAGGTGCTCCCCGCGCCGGTGGACGCCGACGGGCTCCTCGTGGACGAGATCCCGACGGGCATCCAGGCCGTCTACTGCTCGCCCGCTCACCAGTACCCCCTGGGCGGCAGGCTGCCTGCCGAGCGGCGGGTGGCGCTGGTCCGGCGGGCGCGCGAGCAGGACTTTCTGATCATCGAGGACGACTACGACGGCGAGCTGCGGTTCGACGTGGCGCCGCTGCCGCTGTTGGTGGTTCTCGGCCCCGACGTCGTAGTGCACCTCGGTACCACCAGCAAGATCCTCACCCCGACCCTCGGCGCAGGCTGGATGGTCGCTCCCGGCCGGGTGCTCGGTGCCGTCCAGGAGTACCGCGACCTGGCCGGCGCGGGACCGCCCGCCGCCGGCCAGCGGGTCTTCGTCGAACTGGCGCGGCACGGCGACCTCGGCAGGCATCTGCGCCGAATGCGACGGGAGCTCGCGGCCCGGCGGCTTCGGCTGGTGCAGGCACTCGGTGACCAGGGCATCGAGGTGCTCGGCGACGAGGCGGGTGCGCACGTGGTGATTCCGCTGGCCTCGGCGGCGGCGGAACGGCGGGTGGCGGCGAAGGCGGAGGCGGCGGGACTGCTGATCGACGGGCTGGCCCGGCATTACCAGGGCACGCCGAGGCTCTTCGGGGTGCCGCTGGGCTATGCCGCCTGCTCGCCTGCGGAGTTCGATGCGGCGCTGCCCGAGATCGTCGACTTGTTCGCGGGGGAGGCGAGGCGGCCTGCCGGGTCGGATGCCG
- a CDS encoding pyridoxamine 5'-phosphate oxidase family protein, producing MTDVAQPAQAQPEAPLSPTDRSTIRRGRVRARTARAELHEILDAGLICHLGLTTDSGPLVLPTCYGRDGDTLYLHGSTGAASLRSLAGGAPACVTVTHLDGIVYARSVFHHSANYRSAVIQGVAVPVLDDADRRHALRVVTEQLAPGSWDGGARLPTEREMAATLVLALDLGEASVKVRTGPPGDDEEDVAADEHWAGVLPLNQTWGHPEPCPLLPAGTPIPERVSGR from the coding sequence ATGACCGATGTGGCACAACCGGCACAGGCACAGCCGGAGGCACCGTTGTCCCCCACCGACCGCAGCACCATACGACGAGGCAGGGTGCGCGCCAGGACGGCGCGAGCAGAGCTGCACGAGATCCTCGATGCGGGCCTGATCTGCCACCTCGGCCTGACCACCGACTCCGGACCGCTCGTGCTGCCCACCTGCTACGGCCGCGACGGCGACACCCTCTACCTGCACGGCTCGACCGGCGCGGCGAGTCTGCGGAGCCTCGCGGGTGGGGCGCCCGCCTGCGTGACGGTGACACATCTCGACGGCATCGTGTACGCGCGATCGGTCTTCCACCATTCGGCGAACTACCGGTCGGCCGTGATTCAGGGCGTGGCCGTGCCGGTGCTCGACGACGCGGACCGGCGTCACGCGCTGCGCGTGGTGACCGAACAGCTGGCCCCGGGTTCCTGGGACGGCGGCGCTCGGCTGCCGACCGAGCGGGAGATGGCGGCGACGCTGGTGCTCGCCCTGGACCTCGGCGAAGCGTCGGTCAAGGTGCGCACCGGGCCGCCCGGCGACGACGAGGAGGACGTGGCGGCCGACGAGCACTGGGCCGGGGTGCTGCCGTTGAACCAGACCTGGGGCCACCCCGAACCGTGTCCACTACTGCCTGCCGGGACGCCGATCCCCGAGCGAGTCAGCGGGCGCTGA
- a CDS encoding cysteine dioxygenase: MFAVPPNTIAAPSTQHALTHPVRVAMATAAEREQWAPLLRYDPDQRWSGLLSRTEHHEVWLLSWLPGQRTRLHDHGGAVGAFTVVNGVLTERVARQDSRGGRIEVVQPLAAGSSRVFGPDYVHEVVNEGPDPAVSVHVYRRERREMNEYEFDATEGLRHTGRRRW, encoded by the coding sequence ATGTTCGCCGTGCCTCCGAACACCATCGCCGCACCGTCGACGCAGCACGCCTTGACGCATCCCGTGCGCGTCGCGATGGCGACCGCCGCCGAACGTGAGCAGTGGGCTCCGCTGCTGCGTTACGACCCGGACCAGCGGTGGTCCGGCCTGTTGTCCCGTACCGAGCATCACGAGGTCTGGCTGCTGAGCTGGCTGCCCGGCCAGCGCACCCGGCTGCATGATCACGGCGGCGCCGTCGGGGCGTTCACGGTGGTCAACGGGGTGCTGACCGAGCGGGTGGCCAGGCAGGACAGCCGAGGCGGCCGCATCGAGGTCGTCCAGCCGCTGGCGGCGGGCTCCTCCCGCGTCTTCGGGCCGGACTACGTGCACGAGGTCGTCAACGAGGGCCCGGACCCGGCGGTCAGCGTGCACGTCTACCGCCGGGAACGGCGTGAGATGAACGAGTACGAGTTCGACGCGACCGAGGGCCTGCGCCACACCGGGCGACGCCGCTGGTAG